From one Thermanaeromonas sp. C210 genomic stretch:
- a CDS encoding energy-coupling factor ABC transporter ATP-binding protein has translation MNQVVKVKCLRHVYPDKTEVRLCGLEFVVRAGEKVVILGPNGSGKTTLLAHIIGLLKAVEGEISVLGADPAKNFATLRKRMGVVLQNADEQIIGPTVWDDVALAPRNHGLSTQEVSQRVESILREVGIFHLKDKVPHYLSGGEKKKVALAGAMVMGPELLVLDEPFDGLDPRSKKEIIGLLWKFNRQFGTTIVMTDHDVNLIPLIADRVYVISDGMIRFHGTPRELFSRPDLLRQANLEPPVLAELFAGLAREGVQVEVPLTLEEARQQLWSLLKAPFGYGRRGDGGEEKVVGIGG, from the coding sequence ATGAACCAAGTGGTTAAGGTGAAATGCCTGCGCCATGTGTATCCGGATAAAACTGAAGTGCGGCTGTGCGGGCTGGAATTCGTGGTCCGCGCCGGCGAGAAAGTTGTGATCCTGGGGCCCAACGGGTCCGGCAAGACCACTCTGCTGGCTCATATCATAGGGCTGCTCAAGGCGGTGGAGGGGGAGATAAGCGTACTGGGTGCGGACCCGGCGAAGAACTTTGCAACCCTGCGGAAGCGGATGGGGGTGGTCTTGCAAAATGCCGATGAGCAGATTATCGGCCCGACGGTATGGGATGATGTAGCCCTGGCCCCCCGAAACCACGGCTTAAGTACGCAGGAAGTCAGCCAGAGGGTGGAAAGCATCCTCCGCGAGGTTGGTATCTTCCACCTCAAAGACAAAGTCCCCCATTACCTGAGCGGCGGAGAGAAAAAGAAGGTGGCACTGGCCGGGGCCATGGTGATGGGTCCGGAACTCCTTGTTCTGGATGAACCCTTTGACGGTCTGGACCCCAGGTCAAAAAAGGAGATTATCGGCCTGCTCTGGAAATTTAACCGGCAATTCGGCACCACCATAGTGATGACCGACCACGATGTGAACCTCATCCCGCTAATTGCCGATCGGGTGTACGTGATAAGTGACGGTATGATAAGATTTCACGGCACGCCCCGGGAACTCTTCAGCCGCCCGGACCTGCTGAGGCAAGCCAATCTGGAACCCCCTGTCTTGGCGGAACTTTTTGCCGGCCTGGCCAGGGAAGGCGTGCAGGTAGAGGTGCCCTTGACCCTGGAAGAAGCGCGCCAACAGCTTTGGTCGTTGCTGAAGGCTCCCTTCGGTTATGGCCGGCGGGGGGATGGGGGAGAAGAAAAAGTGGTGGGCATAGGCGGTTAA
- a CDS encoding energy-coupling factor transporter transmembrane component T family protein → MHLADMDYLAFRGESLWHRASAPSKIFFTLAVIAGVVAAQSPVLLASILVLQLGLLQTAGVPLRRFGHLLFYPAFFAGLFALSCPASSWAAIFTVVIKSLTAASSLLLLAATTGAPVVFGCLRLFLPAVIADALFLTYRSFFILSGRLGNFLTALKVKGGYSPAKILLNLRSAAGALGVLLIYSLEASERMDKVLALRGYRAGIFLSGSWYRPTKYDLGPALAGLAVLIGVVML, encoded by the coding sequence ATGCACCTGGCCGATATGGACTACCTGGCCTTCCGGGGCGAAAGCCTGTGGCACAGGGCTTCGGCCCCGTCCAAGATATTTTTTACCCTGGCCGTAATTGCCGGCGTAGTAGCTGCGCAAAGTCCCGTGCTGCTGGCTTCAATCCTGGTTTTACAGCTCGGCTTGTTGCAGACGGCCGGAGTTCCCCTGCGCCGTTTCGGCCACCTGTTGTTTTACCCGGCCTTTTTTGCGGGTCTTTTTGCCCTGAGTTGCCCGGCTAGTTCATGGGCGGCAATATTCACGGTCGTTATTAAATCTCTCACGGCGGCCAGTTCGCTGCTGCTACTGGCGGCGACCACCGGTGCCCCGGTTGTCTTTGGGTGCTTGCGGTTGTTTCTGCCGGCGGTGATAGCCGATGCCCTTTTTCTTACTTACCGTTCTTTCTTCATCTTGTCCGGCCGGTTGGGCAATTTCCTTACCGCCCTAAAGGTGAAGGGAGGCTATTCCCCGGCCAAGATCCTCCTTAACCTCCGCAGTGCTGCTGGCGCCCTGGGAGTGCTGTTGATCTATTCCCTGGAAGCTAGTGAACGCATGGATAAGGTCCTTGCCTTACGGGGTTATCGCGCCGGGATTTTCTTAAGCGGTAGTTGGTACCGGCCCACCAAGTACGACCTGGGGCCGGCCCTGGCCGGTCTGGCAGTCCTCATAGGGGTAGTGATGTTATGA